The Nerophis ophidion isolate RoL-2023_Sa linkage group LG09, RoL_Noph_v1.0, whole genome shotgun sequence genome contains a region encoding:
- the pkd2l1 gene encoding polycystin-2-like protein 1 isoform X2, with protein MKTLNNRAGSHLTSQVECELENMGSWVNQGYSGSPPPLPRAVNTVYNPKPPFQGSMESMYNVDTTSPFPEEPKLADKGLMKERRGCCSFIKGLWGTTLTENTLDNRELFVRTTLRELMVYVMFLVDICLLTYGMTNSSTYYYTKAMTDLFVNTAGESGVKFQSISTMADFWTFAQEPLLDGLYWTKWYNNQSMDSGDQSFIYYENMLLGLPRMRQIKIKNNSCKVHKDFQDEITGCYDVYNDKKENDLSFGLINGTAWSFNTEKAIKGSSHWGLLTTYSGAGYYQDLSRTKDESTVVLRELEENLWLDRGTRAVFIDFSTYNANINMFCVIRLVVEFPATGGAIPSYQIRTVKLIRYINYWDYFILGCEMIFCLFILYYVVEEILELRIHKFSYFKSIWNILDIVVILLAIVAIVFNIFRTVKVDKLLGKLLDQPETYADFEFLAFWQTQYNNMNAVNLFFAWIKVFKYISFNKTMTQLSSTLGRCAKDIVGFAIMFFIVFFAYAQLGYLLFGTEVESFSTFVKCIFTQFRIILGDFDYDAIDRANRVLGPIYFVTYVFFVFFVLLNMFLAIINDTYSEVKEELSSQKDELQITDIIKQSYMKTFMKLKLKNEKISDVQRALRSGSGEIEFKDFRETLKEMGHADHEISAAFSQFDRDGNQILDEDEQERMKTELEEKRDALCAELNNLGMNYGKDLGAKVPVTLSEQKSNTAHHYMDREQFLRLSRQVLHLESAMSGITAKIELILEKTGIKDVTEGNKTTGKQTNHADQTASDGSILICVDRGTKPAMSSGRIRTIPTYDCHM; from the exons ATGAAGACTCTGAACAATCGGGCCGGCAGCCACCTGACCAGCCAGGTTGAGTGTGAGTTGGAAAATATGGGTTCGTGGGTGAACCAGGGCTACAGCGGTTCCCCACCACCGTTACCTCGAGCTGTCAACACCGTCTACAACCCTAAGCCCCCGTTTCAGGGCTCCATGGAAAGCATGTACAATGTGGACACCACGAGCCCATTCCCAGAAGAGCCAAAGTTGGCTGATAAAGGCCTCATGAAGGAGCGCAGAGGCTGCTGTTCTTTCATCAAAG gctTGTGGGGCACAACACTGACTGAGAACACGTTGGATAACAGGGAACTGTTTGTCCGCACCACTCTACGAGAGTTAATGGTCTACGTGATGTTTTTGGTGGATATTTGTCTAT TGACATATGGCATGACCAACTCAAGCACCTACTATTACACTAAAGCCATGACAGACCTGTTTGTCAATACAGCCGGCGAAAGTGGGGTAAAGTTTCAATCCATTAGCACAATGGCCGATTTCTGGACT TTTGCCCAAGAACCACTTCTAGATGGACTCTACTGGACCAAATGGTACAACAACCAGTCCATGGACAGTGGAGATCAGTCCTTCATCTACTATGAGAATATGTTACTAGGGCTCCCCAGGATGAGGCAGATCAAAATCAAGAACAATTCCTGCAAGGTTCACAAGGACTTCCAGGATGAGATCACAGGATGTTATGATGTCTACAACGACAAAAAGGAGAACGATCTCAGCTTTGGCCTGATCAACGGCACCGC ATGGAGCTTCAACACTGAGAAAGCCATTAAGGGTTCTTCTCACTGGGGCTTGCTGACCACCTACAGTGGAGCGGGATACTACCAAGACCTAAGTCGGACAAAGGACGAAAGTACAGTTGTACTGAGAGAGCTGGAGGAGAACCTTTGGCTGGACCGCGGAACCAGGGCGGTCTTCATTGACTTCTCCACTTACAACGCAAATATCAACATGTTCTGCGTCATCAG GTTGGTGGTTGAATTCCCAGCAACTGGTGGAGCGATCCCTTCGTACCAGATCCGAACCGTCAAATTGATTCGATACATCAATTACTGGGATTACTTCATCCTTGGCTGTGAGATGATCTTCTGTTTATTCATCCTCTATTATGTTGTAGAGGAGATTCTTGAGCTTCGAATACACAAGTTTTCGTACTTTAAAAGCATCTGGAACATACTCGACATAGTGGTCATTCTG CTTGCCATCGTTGCCATTGTATTCAATATCTTCCGTACTGTCAAAGTTGACAAATTGCTTGGAAAATTGTTGGATCAACCAGAAACCTACGCCGACTTTGAGTTTCTGGCATTCTGGCAAACACAATACAACAATATGAATGCAGTCAATCTGTTCTTTGCATGGATCAAG GTGTTCAAGTACATCAGTTTCAATAAGACCATGACCCAGCTGTCTTCCACACTGGGTCGCTGTGCAAAAGACATTGTAGGCTTTGCTATAATGTTCTTCATTGTGTTCTTCGCATATGCTCAGCTCGGATATCTTCTCTTTGGTACAGAGGTTGAATCCTTCAGCACCTTTGTCAAGTGCAT CTTTACCCAGTTCAGAATCATTCTTGGAGACTTTGATTATGACGCCATTGACCGAGCAAACAGAGTCCTTGGGCCAATTTATTTTGTAAcctatgttttctttgttttctttgttctGCTG AACATGTTCCTGGCCATCATAAATGACACATATTCAGAGGTGAAGGAGGAGCTCTCATCCCAAAAAGATGAGCTCCAGATTACTGACATCATCAAACAG agctatatgaaGACATTCATGAAGCTGAAACTGAAGAATGAGAAAATATCCGACGTTCAGAGGGCTCTACGGTCTGGATCTGGCGAAATTGAATTCAAAGATTTTAGAGAAACCCTGAAAGA GATGGGACATGCTGATCATGAAATCTCTGCAGCTTTCTCTCAGTTTGACCGTGACGGTAACCAAATTCTAGACGAAGATGAACAAGAAAGAATGAAAACAGAATTGGAAGAAAAGAGG GATGCCCTTTGTGCTGAGCTCAACAATCTTGGAATGAATTATGGGAAAGATTTAGGAGCAAAGGTTCCTGTGACCTTAAGTGAGCAGAAGAGCAACACTGCTCACCACTATATGGATCGGGAACAGTTTCTGAG ATTATCCAGGCAGGTCCTCCACCTTGAAAGTGCTATGTCTGGCATCACAGCCAAGATTGAGTTGATTTTGGAGAAAACTGGGATAAAAGATGTCACTGAAGGAAATAAAACCACTGGCAAACAGACTAATCAT GCTGATCAAACTGCCTCAGACGGGAGCATCCTTATCTGTGTGGACCGAGGGACAAAGCCTGCAATGTCATCAGGGAGGATTCGTACCATCCCTACTTACGACTGCCATATGTGA
- the pkd2l1 gene encoding polycystin-2-like protein 1 isoform X1: MKTLNNRAGSHLTSQVECELENMGSWVNQGYSGSPPPLPRAVNTVYNPKPPFQGSMESMYNVDTTSPFPEEPKLADKGLMKERRGCCSFIKGLWGTTLTENTLDNRELFVRTTLRELMVYVMFLVDICLLTYGMTNSSTYYYTKAMTDLFVNTAGESGVKFQSISTMADFWTFAQEPLLDGLYWTKWYNNQSMDSGDQSFIYYENMLLGLPRMRQIKIKNNSCKVHKDFQDEITGCYDVYNDKKENDLSFGLINGTAWSFNTEKAIKGSSHWGLLTTYSGAGYYQDLSRTKDESTVVLRELEENLWLDRGTRAVFIDFSTYNANINMFCVIRLVVEFPATGGAIPSYQIRTVKLIRYINYWDYFILGCEMIFCLFILYYVVEEILELRIHKFSYFKSIWNILDIVVILLAIVAIVFNIFRTVKVDKLLGKLLDQPETYADFEFLAFWQTQYNNMNAVNLFFAWIKVFKYISFNKTMTQLSSTLGRCAKDIVGFAIMFFIVFFAYAQLGYLLFGTEVESFSTFVKCIFTQFRIILGDFDYDAIDRANRVLGPIYFVTYVFFVFFVLLNMFLAIINDTYSEVKEELSSQKDELQITDIIKQSYMKTFMKLKLKNEKISDVQRALRSGSGEIEFKDFRETLKEMGHADHEISAAFSQFDRDGNQILDEDEQERMKTELEEKRDALCAELNNLGMNYGKDLGAKVPVTLSEQKSNTAHHYMDREQFLRLSRQVLHLESAMSGITAKIELILEKTGIKDVTEGNKTTGKQTNHVADQTASDGSILICVDRGTKPAMSSGRIRTIPTYDCHM; this comes from the exons ATGAAGACTCTGAACAATCGGGCCGGCAGCCACCTGACCAGCCAGGTTGAGTGTGAGTTGGAAAATATGGGTTCGTGGGTGAACCAGGGCTACAGCGGTTCCCCACCACCGTTACCTCGAGCTGTCAACACCGTCTACAACCCTAAGCCCCCGTTTCAGGGCTCCATGGAAAGCATGTACAATGTGGACACCACGAGCCCATTCCCAGAAGAGCCAAAGTTGGCTGATAAAGGCCTCATGAAGGAGCGCAGAGGCTGCTGTTCTTTCATCAAAG gctTGTGGGGCACAACACTGACTGAGAACACGTTGGATAACAGGGAACTGTTTGTCCGCACCACTCTACGAGAGTTAATGGTCTACGTGATGTTTTTGGTGGATATTTGTCTAT TGACATATGGCATGACCAACTCAAGCACCTACTATTACACTAAAGCCATGACAGACCTGTTTGTCAATACAGCCGGCGAAAGTGGGGTAAAGTTTCAATCCATTAGCACAATGGCCGATTTCTGGACT TTTGCCCAAGAACCACTTCTAGATGGACTCTACTGGACCAAATGGTACAACAACCAGTCCATGGACAGTGGAGATCAGTCCTTCATCTACTATGAGAATATGTTACTAGGGCTCCCCAGGATGAGGCAGATCAAAATCAAGAACAATTCCTGCAAGGTTCACAAGGACTTCCAGGATGAGATCACAGGATGTTATGATGTCTACAACGACAAAAAGGAGAACGATCTCAGCTTTGGCCTGATCAACGGCACCGC ATGGAGCTTCAACACTGAGAAAGCCATTAAGGGTTCTTCTCACTGGGGCTTGCTGACCACCTACAGTGGAGCGGGATACTACCAAGACCTAAGTCGGACAAAGGACGAAAGTACAGTTGTACTGAGAGAGCTGGAGGAGAACCTTTGGCTGGACCGCGGAACCAGGGCGGTCTTCATTGACTTCTCCACTTACAACGCAAATATCAACATGTTCTGCGTCATCAG GTTGGTGGTTGAATTCCCAGCAACTGGTGGAGCGATCCCTTCGTACCAGATCCGAACCGTCAAATTGATTCGATACATCAATTACTGGGATTACTTCATCCTTGGCTGTGAGATGATCTTCTGTTTATTCATCCTCTATTATGTTGTAGAGGAGATTCTTGAGCTTCGAATACACAAGTTTTCGTACTTTAAAAGCATCTGGAACATACTCGACATAGTGGTCATTCTG CTTGCCATCGTTGCCATTGTATTCAATATCTTCCGTACTGTCAAAGTTGACAAATTGCTTGGAAAATTGTTGGATCAACCAGAAACCTACGCCGACTTTGAGTTTCTGGCATTCTGGCAAACACAATACAACAATATGAATGCAGTCAATCTGTTCTTTGCATGGATCAAG GTGTTCAAGTACATCAGTTTCAATAAGACCATGACCCAGCTGTCTTCCACACTGGGTCGCTGTGCAAAAGACATTGTAGGCTTTGCTATAATGTTCTTCATTGTGTTCTTCGCATATGCTCAGCTCGGATATCTTCTCTTTGGTACAGAGGTTGAATCCTTCAGCACCTTTGTCAAGTGCAT CTTTACCCAGTTCAGAATCATTCTTGGAGACTTTGATTATGACGCCATTGACCGAGCAAACAGAGTCCTTGGGCCAATTTATTTTGTAAcctatgttttctttgttttctttgttctGCTG AACATGTTCCTGGCCATCATAAATGACACATATTCAGAGGTGAAGGAGGAGCTCTCATCCCAAAAAGATGAGCTCCAGATTACTGACATCATCAAACAG agctatatgaaGACATTCATGAAGCTGAAACTGAAGAATGAGAAAATATCCGACGTTCAGAGGGCTCTACGGTCTGGATCTGGCGAAATTGAATTCAAAGATTTTAGAGAAACCCTGAAAGA GATGGGACATGCTGATCATGAAATCTCTGCAGCTTTCTCTCAGTTTGACCGTGACGGTAACCAAATTCTAGACGAAGATGAACAAGAAAGAATGAAAACAGAATTGGAAGAAAAGAGG GATGCCCTTTGTGCTGAGCTCAACAATCTTGGAATGAATTATGGGAAAGATTTAGGAGCAAAGGTTCCTGTGACCTTAAGTGAGCAGAAGAGCAACACTGCTCACCACTATATGGATCGGGAACAGTTTCTGAG ATTATCCAGGCAGGTCCTCCACCTTGAAAGTGCTATGTCTGGCATCACAGCCAAGATTGAGTTGATTTTGGAGAAAACTGGGATAAAAGATGTCACTGAAGGAAATAAAACCACTGGCAAACAGACTAATCATGTT GCTGATCAAACTGCCTCAGACGGGAGCATCCTTATCTGTGTGGACCGAGGGACAAAGCCTGCAATGTCATCAGGGAGGATTCGTACCATCCCTACTTACGACTGCCATATGTGA